atacatacttaaactcaaactgaccacgcatataaattttcttttgaaagtaatcattctgtaatgcacacggctcataatcccaaagtcctttttgtatggcgattttggggccttagtggttttgtatgaaattcgtggagtagccaacggaattgaagtttttttacatatatatatatatatatatatatatataaaagatttttttactgttgtcatatgaatatttaggaatgtcgaaatctgccgatatgcaacttttttggcagtctttttaattaacagcacaaatgcgattttaatttttgacgtcgctttggaatgacatgcttctttaagatcacccatgggataaaatgaaagtgactttcatatttaattttaactgcaaacgagcgtacgatgaactctagttcataaaaaaataacagaagcccattgtaacttttatttgttcgctgagggcatattgaaaaccgtttaaaaatatgatccgaaaaatcacttggccaaaaattcaaataatgttcgacatacaattttcaaattgccagtaattcttaaatacaaatgacaaccaaatggaatataccttaaaagttttataaagagttacatttttataaattatatgcctgtttctattatgttatttctaagtgtcccattcccgaatctttcagtgcgaccctcgtaaTAATAACATCAGTAAATTGCAAAACtaattagcttaagataatattatataatagcATAAAGTTTCGTCATAATGTTTTCTTTCGGAATCAAGTATATGAGAAAGCTACACAACACAAACCAGTAAGGACTCACCCTGTGAAAGTGGTGACAGTACTTGGCCTTGAGCGTAAACATGATGGCCTCCTTGAGCCCCTCGAGGCCGAGCATGTCGGCCAGCGTGGCCAGCTCCACGATGCTGATCGCGTCCGGGATCCGGGACACGCCCGAGTAGATGTGGCACAGCGCGAAGTGCACCACGTTGTATGAGAACCTACACAACGCAAACGTTACTAAACAAGTTTTTGTATTATTATCGGAAAACAGAATCGCTTGTATTTGTCCGATAATATTAAATGAAGATAACTTACGGTGGCAAAACTATCACATTTCCCGCGCTCTCTACCCAGCCGCCGCTCAGTATCCTGGCGAAGTACTGGCACCTAAAATTTCAAACTCATGTAATCGTTTGTTTAGATATTTTAAGCACACTTTACACTgtacttcgttttttttagcattagaaataaggtaaacaatcttgatgtcttttaattgaaaaacacgttttaaaaataagtcacggcaaatatgtaactatTATGAATCGAATACgattatttatattcttctgctttcattagtaatagttactgatttttaaaagcgtttttcaattaaaagacatgtcaagatcgcttaccttctttctaatgctaaaaaaaacgaactataggctaGGTGGCAATTTTTTTCGTGGCTCATTTGATCCTATTTATGTGGATTaaatgtctataatttttttattatattatgtggAACCAATTGCGTTACTTAAGCCAGCTACACATTTGTCTGACGTGTCGTGTTGTGTCGTGACGCATCATAACGGTAATCGTTTTCATACATTTAATATGGTTGCGTTCACATTTGTCTGACGTGTCGTGATGTACGCTGCGTGCGATTACAGATTAGATCCTTACCTAGACGACAAAATACACTTATGGGCCTTGATTCGTCTACCAGAAACTTCTACGATGACATCAGGGGTAATTTCTTCGAGAAACATTCGCAACAGATCCTGGCCCAGTCGCGACTGACAGAATCCTATCAGACTTGAAGTCTGGCTGGTGGTTTCTTCTGTTGTGCtgttttctaaaaaaatatagttcaaataaatgaaaaagtCGGATTGAACAACTAAGAGCAAGCGCATATAGCATAGTACCACTGTCCTGGCTAGATGATAAAAGCAGGCGAGACTCGACCGACTTGTTTTTAGACTCTAGCTCGACGCCTGACGCCAGGTAAAAAAACAAACGCAAACGCGGTTTTGACTACACGATGAGAACTCACCTACGACGGAGCGGCAGACGCTGCTCTGCACGCTGCTGAGCTCGGACACGTCGGAGGCGGGCTCGTCCGTCTCGCGGCCCGAGGCGCGCCCCCGCCCCTTGCTCGGCAGCGACCCCGGCATGCTCTTACTGAACTCGTTCTTCAAGTGGGGAAACAGCCTGTTCAGACTCAAAGCGTTCTCAGAATGAAATGAACTTATAATATCGATAGGACGGGAAATGCTTCCGCTTTGATTCCCCCAATTGTTATCCGGAATAGACCTAGTCATTCGGACGTTCGAAACTGACTCTTCATACATCGTTGTGATTATTGTTGCATCAGTTTTCGGCGCCGGTTTATCTAAATCGGACAATTTGACAAATAGGTCCCCGGACTGGTCGATCCCCGTGGGCTCCTCGTGGATGACCACGTCGCGCTGGAAGGAGCTTTTATCTACACCAGAAACTCGAGATGGTCTTTCTTTCTTAACAGGATCGGGCGTGATGCTGTTGTTGATTTCTGCAGCACTGGTTTTCGTTTCAGTAGCTGGACAGCGTATTATCTCGGAAATGCTGATATTTAAGTCATTACAGAGCGATTCATATTTTTCAAATGTACCGGGGCTGTTAGATTCTTTGTTGTTTGGAGCAGGTGATACAAAATTGTCAGTAGAGCCCTTGATGGCTTTAGTTGCAACAGATTTAGGCTTTACATCAGTAGTCGTGTGCTTTTTCGAATTCAAAGAGCAAGAGAGCCTGGCTGGCATCTCCTTTAACGTAGATTTTTCGCCTAGATCGATGTAcattgaaaatatattctttttTTCACTGGAACTTTCCACTTCGTGGTCATTTTTTGGTGGTAAGGGGTCCGGTAAACTTGACAAGTCTATATAGAATTTGTGACTCGATCTTTCACTACTATCAGAATCTAGCGAACTTCGGCTTTTATTTAAGTTATCGTTAATACTGAGACAATCATTTTTTAATGATTCACACGCCCTATCGCCGGGTTTCTTTGCAATAAACTGAGAATTAGATGTGCTTTTCTCGCCATCCGATTTCGGGCTCATTGACATATCAACTACCCACGCTGAAGCAAAGGAGGAGGGCTTTGGGGACTTTCTGTAGTTATCTTCTTCTACTGGCGGTACATAAGCACCAGATACTATGGGAATATTTTCTATCCTTCTTCTAGGCATGGGGCTATCAGAATGACTACTCGATAATGGTAGGTAATCTTCTATAGATGCACCCCCCGAAACTATAGGCGATGATTCGTTGAATTTCTGAAGCTTTTTCATATTTCCTAGGCTTTCATATCCGGAAGTGGAAGAGTCTATTCTGCTTTCTTCGGAGTTGTACTGCTTCGCCGTGCAGACATTTAAAGACATAATGGAATTATGTGGAGTACTGGTTACGAATATAGTACTGGATAGAGATGTATTCTTATCTTGGGGCTGGTGTGACGTATCCTCGTTGACGGTAGCCGTGATGCTTTCTGTCGCTGGCTGGTCGCGTAAGGCTGGCTCGTCATTTACGCACAGGGAATCTTCAGTTATGGGCGTCATTTCAAAAATGGTAGGAGATAAGTCCTTATGTGCCGACTCAGGGTCTTTGCTCTCCGGTTGTTCCAAGGAGTCTTCGTTGTCGTTGCTCTCGGACCAGTCGTTTGGACTCATGTCGTGTTTGGAGGTGGCACAAGGGACTGGCTGACTAGGCGTTGGCAGAATGTCTGAATTTAAAATTGTGGCAGGTTCCATTGGATAGACTTGTATTTTGATAGTATCATCTTCTTCATCGGCCAAGCTTGCAGCATCAATGAAGCAAGAAGTTGACTTAAAAGGAGATTTTTGAACTAAACTGGGGCATAAATCCtctgaaaaaataaaattcattaaataaatagcACATATACACAATAACATAATCCACCAATTTAAaacatcattttattttatttttgatgctAGCTTTTATAGCCTGCTGTACTTTTGATGAAAggattattattatgttattctTTAGATATAACAATGATCTTGAGTCAAGGTTCCCACATGATTTTCATTAAGCTAATATTTTGCATCCACTAACATAAAGTATGTTGCAAGACTTTCAATCACAAGGGACAactgaaactaaataaaagcctgtaaaaaaatatcagtTCTCATAACTTAAACTACCTATTAGAACCTTTATAAAAACGCATGGGTTAGTTTTCGTTACGATTGTTACGTGTTACGTTTTGATGTCTAATTTAGCAGATATTGTTGAATGCGCATTTCATTATAAGAACATTTGAACTGTCAAGTTATACTGGTAAATAATTAAACCTGAATTACCTTTCACGTCGTCGACGAATGTATGCTGGCGTTCCTTTTTTAAGAACCTTTCACAAAGTTCTCTTTCGGCTAATTTTGGTGGAAACACTGACTCCCACGAGCCAGTCTCTGAAGATAACGATGACGACTCcattataaatatttcttcATTCTGAcgttgtttttcttccttggaTGATTTGCAGCATCCTGCATCTCTGTGTTTGTTCGATTGATTTATCTTCTGCCCATTGGTCTCCGCGTGAGAGTGCGTGCTCGCGGATGACGCATTGCTCGCACTCACTGCTTTTACTCTGTGACTCGGGTGATTATCTATAACTGGACTGGACGTGGAGTAATGGGTGTCATCTATAGTCAAGTCGTGCAAAGTGCTCTCAGTAAGAGACAAGTCGGTTAACGTAACGTCTTTATGACTGCTAAGGCTCTCCATGAGGCCGGTATTCTCCAAGCCGGAGTCGGATGAAGTGAATATGTTCTCCATTTTGGTGATATTGTCCCCAACATTTAACGGCGGGAGGGCGGCCGAAGAGCTGGCGCCGGGCGAGAAGGCGTAGGCGGCCGACAGGTAGTCCGAGGAGGAGCTTGGCTCGTCGGTGATGAGGCTGTCGGGCGAGTACGCGGGCTCCGTGCCCTTGTCGTCGCCCGCCCTCGGACCTGTCTGGCTGCTCAAGCTTGCGCTAACCGCGCCGTTGCTCACTATATCATTACCTCTTATCACTTCAGATCCGACGTTATCTTTACCAtgacatttaaataaaatatcacaACTGTTGGAATGTTTGACTATTTTGGAGGTATGACTAGAACTAAGAGATAACGATGTCGGCTTCTTGCTGCACTGCGAAGATTTTGCTCTCTTCAAATTGTCAGACTGTGTCTTTATAATAGAATGGAATGCGTTCGATAGTGCATCCTGTTCTATTAGTTCCTTTTCTAATAAGTTACCATCGATCGGAACCAAAGCGTAATATTCTTTTGTTAGTTCAGTGCTTGGACTAGAGCTTATAGTTTTCTGGCCCTTTTCAATATAAGGACTTAAACACTTGGGGGTTAAGAATACTTCGACGTCCTCAGAATCTTCCTTATTTTTTGGAACTACCTTTATAACTTTAAATGTTTCGTTCAGGTATGCCAGTATTTCTTTCTCCTGATTTCTGATATTGCATTCAGTGTACACATcgctgaaataaataattcatgtttttaaatcatattttaaatttaaatcacaACAACTACAGGCCATGTGTTTGTAAGTCCTTGTGGTTCGAATGAACTCGCAAATATCATACCGATACAAACATGTTAATAGCAAAAACATAAGTGAGCACTGGTTGATCTTATCTCGTTGCATTAGTTAATTATCAAGACTATATCAAGACTATAACATAAAGTGCAAGTTTTTGTACTTTTActgcatgttttttttataaatttagcGGGGTTTGAGTTCATAGTTCATATGTTTCAttctaatttttatattatttaatttcgtTTTACTCGCTATACTGTTAGTAGTGATGACAATAATTATTAAAGCTAGTGTCAGACCCACGTGTATAATTACTTTTTTGTGACAGGTAATAGTAACTttgtggttggttggttggttggtggtgTGGTTGTTTGATATTGGATACTATATCACTACTTTTGTGATAAGTGGCGAACTGTCAAATATTGTTATCAATGTCAGCTTTTGGGCAATTGCAGCGGCCTTACAACCCGACGCGACGTTAGAGAAAAGCGGACGAGAGATAGGCCCAAAAATATTTTAGAGATTTTTATTTCGCACTTaatatgagtaggtacctatctcataataataaaaaaaacgaaaaaaccgAAACGAAGGGATatagctataataaaatttatgtaagtatatcatattacctatgtataattattttaaacaatgtcaaaatccagagaggaaaacggTGACTACATTTGTTTATGGAGAATCATTCGTCCGCTTTCCTCTTCAGACTATGCGTGATGTGGCAGTAAAGTAGCGCTTTAGTAGCCATTAACCACTAATCAGCCACGTCGTTCTGTCACTTTCTTGAGTCAAAAGAGGGCCAAATTGTTTTACTCACCTGACGAAGGAATAAATTTCATCGAAGGTACTGCGCCCAATATTCACATGCAAAATGGTTTGAAGCTTATGGTAAAATTCGTTCGTGCGTGCTTTTAGTATACAAGAGTGAGTAAGGATTTTTAGTTTACCACAGACCACCTCAAGATCGGAATATATAGACTCATCAAATATTCTGCAACAAGGTAGCGGAAAAATGTAAGCAAACACAATTAAGTTCTTATATGTTAtcaaattatgaaaataataactGATCAATATCGTCTTAGCAAGTGGGAATTCATGATTTTTCCTACCACGTCCGGAATACATATAGTGTCAAAATTACAAACGTGGTCAATAATGTCAACTAGCcataattataatgtattatCGTATAACAGTCAACATGATAACAGATTTATAACATCCTAACATAGCCAAATAAGTATATTGCAACACACCTTTGTtactaaatacttatttatagttagggaggcgaataggggaattttcggcaatactcgagcgtggcagtttaagatatgagagataccttagacctaatagaacaaccttgtaaagtatttagctctatatgtagtgacgcgcgcctaggatagacgatcagattagtaaaaaaaaatggatagtctgaaatactcgagcgcctcagattaagacattgggggttgattttagtgtttaaagactaaatttaactaatctgacgataagtccttgacgccgccgagttatagggtcgcgaacttgtaaaaaaaaaacgttaatccggcattctcgagcgcgatttttttattttttattttgaagaatataatctaaaacttactaaaaatacaaaatctgccggtttccgcatgaccggaagtgtggaggagccatttcgtcttcctaagaacgcgttgcggcatataagtcgcgaacgatacattttacaaaaaaaaagtttaaataaacaaaaaaggtaattttattttacacaaaaaaggtctctttacatttttgtccaaagtgcatcataaaaactcaaccaaaaaacctttttcggtcagattaagagaacccaccaacatttttgtcagattaaaaaaatatgctttcaggataccgagataaacctcccctatgaaaatctgacgcgctcgagtatttcaaaaaaactttatttttttgcattttcaaaaattcatcgtaacttatcgtcacgccgaaatcgtcagtttttttaaaggaagcttccttggggcctacttaacaccccttccgaaaatctgacgcgctcgagtaaattttttttttttgcatttttgactactttatatgcctacccccaccacgcaaaccggcagattagtataccgttgttatcagaggcactcggggcatacgtagtatgaatatctgacgcgctcgagaatgcccaagtaactgttttttttaacatttttgaaaaaccgtacacgccaaacccaccgctaaaatggtttttgtcatacgagcttttcttttcgaaattattttatctttcgattttgataggtctcgacggcgccgttgaattacgccatttagctacctcgcctccctaactattatAATAGGAATATGGACGCGTTGCGATATTATTGGCCACTTTGGCTGCCATCATTTATTTGATGCCGACTGTACCGACATTTGAAAGTCAGTTAAATGCGCGATCGATAATGACTTGCACCTGAATCCCAAGCGTTAAACATGAAAGCATGAAGATCTTTGAACATTGTAGTTATGTACATACCTAGCTATGTCTTCCTCCAACTGCCTTTGAAGATGTATCTCCAGCAGCGACGCTTCGTCCGAGGCTGAGGGCTCGGCTGCCGACACCGGCTTAACCCTCGTGCGCGTCCCCGGCATCAAGCATCTCTTACACCTGCAACCAATGTACGTCTGcctttaattataaattataacctCTACCGGCTTACACTTTtgtgaataaaaaatgtatggtgACCAGTGTGACTAACTttctaaaaaaatgtttatctaATAggtactgattctaaaatggtttAATGCATGCTATTTACATCTTTACACACAAAGATATGGCATAGATGGTGATTGAAGTTAGGTAAGGTTATCTCGAAAACCGCGAACTTTTtctatacctatttataagtgcattttctggaccagccctTCGGTGGTTAGAAGGttatccattaattactgggcaCCCAGTATATACTTTTGTACTAACGGGTCTAAGACCTGGCAGAACTAACAAACTGTTAAGATAACACTTCTTCTTGGAAGTGAATTGAATATAATATAACTGTTTTTCCACAGGATTTTTCAGCGACGAATAAGTATTGTTTTGCTGATACCTAATAGCTTCAGCCTAGACATTATATTATACTCACTCACTCAACGAGTTGCAACGAACCTACATATCTAAAATAGTGGATATCTAATCTTCTTATATCATACCTATCGACAGCAATCGATAACATTATTTTGTGATGCAATTCTCTttctaaaaaaaccggacaagtgcgagtcggactcgcctaccgaaggttccgtacaaaattattttttcttttatttttgtgtacaCTGTCCTCCAgtcgttcccgagataaagggtcctgacaaacagacagacagacaacaaaGTTATCCTATAAACTTTCCGTTTTGTTCTTTTactttgaggtacggaaccctaaaaactagctACTTAACAGACATTTAAAAAGTGGGAGGTTTGTATTCATTTTTAAGCAATTGATATctgtcaatttatttatttatagttatgTAATGTTTATGAAGATAAAAACGTCAAATAGTCAGCGAAACTATAAGCCTAGCACCTCTGCAtacctataaatatttataagttaGTATTTTTGCTGACTGTAGATAGGTATAGTCAGCAGTATGTACATAAGCACATAACATATTTGATATTATCAAATCATCGTAATTGTAGTGATTTGATTTGACTTTTTTATAATCGGATCGCAGCAAACActaatcaacaaaaataaagtaAGTGGGACAAGaaactaggtacctaatagGAAAGCGGCAGCGGTACACTTTATACACCTCAAAGGTAGATTTATTGACAAAGGTTTGCCACATAATAGATAGTTTCGAATTTTccgaaataaaatgttttaggcaaaaatttcattttt
Above is a window of Cydia splendana chromosome Z, ilCydSple1.2, whole genome shotgun sequence DNA encoding:
- the LOC134804529 gene encoding uncharacterized protein LOC134804529 isoform X1 → MPGTRTRVKPVSAAEPSASDEASLLEIHLQRQLEEDIARIFDESIYSDLEVVCGKLKILTHSCILKARTNEFYHKLQTILHVNIGRSTFDEIYSFVSDVYTECNIRNQEKEILAYLNETFKVIKVVPKNKEDSEDVEVFLTPKCLSPYIEKGQKTISSSPSTELTKEYYALVPIDGNLLEKELIEQDALSNAFHSIIKTQSDNLKRAKSSQCSKKPTSLSLSSSHTSKIVKHSNSCDILFKCHGKDNVGSEVIRGNDIVSNGAVSASLSSQTGPRAGDDKGTEPAYSPDSLITDEPSSSSDYLSAAYAFSPGASSSAALPPLNVGDNITKMENIFTSSDSGLENTGLMESLSSHKDVTLTDLSLTESTLHDLTIDDTHYSTSSPVIDNHPSHRVKAVSASNASSASTHSHAETNGQKINQSNKHRDAGCCKSSKEEKQRQNEEIFIMESSSLSSETGSWESVFPPKLAERELCERFLKKERQHTFVDDVKEDLCPSLVQKSPFKSTSCFIDAASLADEEDDTIKIQVYPMEPATILNSDILPTPSQPVPCATSKHDMSPNDWSESNDNEDSLEQPESKDPESAHKDLSPTIFEMTPITEDSLCVNDEPALRDQPATESITATVNEDTSHQPQDKNTSLSSTIFVTSTPHNSIMSLNVCTAKQYNSEESRIDSSTSGYESLGNMKKLQKFNESSPIVSGGASIEDYLPLSSSHSDSPMPRRRIENIPIVSGAYVPPVEEDNYRKSPKPSSFASAWVVDMSMSPKSDGEKSTSNSQFIAKKPGDRACESLKNDCLSINDNLNKSRSSLDSDSSERSSHKFYIDLSSLPDPLPPKNDHEVESSSEKKNIFSMYIDLGEKSTLKEMPARLSCSLNSKKHTTTDVKPKSVATKAIKGSTDNFVSPAPNNKESNSPGTFEKYESLCNDLNISISEIIRCPATETKTSAAEINNSITPDPVKKERPSRVSGVDKSSFQRDVVIHEEPTGIDQSGDLFVKLSDLDKPAPKTDATIITTMYEESVSNVRMTRSIPDNNWGNQSGSISRPIDIISSFHSENALSLNRLFPHLKNEFSKSMPGSLPSKGRGRASGRETDEPASDVSELSSVQSSVCRSVVENSTTEETTSQTSSLIGFCQSRLGQDLLRMFLEEITPDVIVEVSGRRIKAHKCILSSRCQYFARILSGGWVESAGNVIVLPPFSYNVVHFALCHIYSGVSRIPDAISIVELATLADMLGLEGLKEAIMFTLKAKYCHHFHRPCAVCTAGVLECFPLSSVYSLDDLYRKCLKWITKYFSKVWPTKAFATLPKELLDKCYQQHIINLTTENLVDTVFGCAITVESLQNSRWAECVARMCRRLVNAAAHFAAPRLVAVLRGVRAAAPAPAPPAASQALHDCIAAAIEWAPSDEAARAYAFLSALPSDAAAAAAQRSRPDLIADGARHPPPPPAGDLLLAHAASWRLQCEGALVRAAPRAVLTQAFKELPPELRKRLRELGCIMYGPQVVPAVSPLHDRKSRSAYHARPGRGPAAVATRSLDIDHVRESFVPYAPRPSAHLGSVDTLKSNGDLRDRKPIKMLPPKIRTTKAQEERAKYNMAKTNQSQDRLAGKGGRPVQLFENTKPRYLEPRMYKESEKKSPVTKKLVNKMISSSESSRNSSPIQARVVRASRVRSREQALSQDSLATASRPRTAEPSTDSLSESQNSNKYATYTKRKYTAKGSVESIQSSKFQNALNNKIKTKIPVYLNQSTKSQQATKQSQPGNNTEPQRRINQPNKTVVAGNTQRRAPVDRKVPGSLMNATKSSQAKMVTKTAKEKQTKPNTRSTRAGGKHASRQEQHEQPADIPVMQRSGTFLKDEPTFGDITTNIDVDQ
- the LOC134804529 gene encoding uncharacterized protein LOC134804529 isoform X2, whose protein sequence is MPGTRTRVKPVSAAEPSASDEASLLEIHLQRQLEEDIASDVYTECNIRNQEKEILAYLNETFKVIKVVPKNKEDSEDVEVFLTPKCLSPYIEKGQKTISSSPSTELTKEYYALVPIDGNLLEKELIEQDALSNAFHSIIKTQSDNLKRAKSSQCSKKPTSLSLSSSHTSKIVKHSNSCDILFKCHGKDNVGSEVIRGNDIVSNGAVSASLSSQTGPRAGDDKGTEPAYSPDSLITDEPSSSSDYLSAAYAFSPGASSSAALPPLNVGDNITKMENIFTSSDSGLENTGLMESLSSHKDVTLTDLSLTESTLHDLTIDDTHYSTSSPVIDNHPSHRVKAVSASNASSASTHSHAETNGQKINQSNKHRDAGCCKSSKEEKQRQNEEIFIMESSSLSSETGSWESVFPPKLAERELCERFLKKERQHTFVDDVKEDLCPSLVQKSPFKSTSCFIDAASLADEEDDTIKIQVYPMEPATILNSDILPTPSQPVPCATSKHDMSPNDWSESNDNEDSLEQPESKDPESAHKDLSPTIFEMTPITEDSLCVNDEPALRDQPATESITATVNEDTSHQPQDKNTSLSSTIFVTSTPHNSIMSLNVCTAKQYNSEESRIDSSTSGYESLGNMKKLQKFNESSPIVSGGASIEDYLPLSSSHSDSPMPRRRIENIPIVSGAYVPPVEEDNYRKSPKPSSFASAWVVDMSMSPKSDGEKSTSNSQFIAKKPGDRACESLKNDCLSINDNLNKSRSSLDSDSSERSSHKFYIDLSSLPDPLPPKNDHEVESSSEKKNIFSMYIDLGEKSTLKEMPARLSCSLNSKKHTTTDVKPKSVATKAIKGSTDNFVSPAPNNKESNSPGTFEKYESLCNDLNISISEIIRCPATETKTSAAEINNSITPDPVKKERPSRVSGVDKSSFQRDVVIHEEPTGIDQSGDLFVKLSDLDKPAPKTDATIITTMYEESVSNVRMTRSIPDNNWGNQSGSISRPIDIISSFHSENALSLNRLFPHLKNEFSKSMPGSLPSKGRGRASGRETDEPASDVSELSSVQSSVCRSVVENSTTEETTSQTSSLIGFCQSRLGQDLLRMFLEEITPDVIVEVSGRRIKAHKCILSSRCQYFARILSGGWVESAGNVIVLPPFSYNVVHFALCHIYSGVSRIPDAISIVELATLADMLGLEGLKEAIMFTLKAKYCHHFHRPCAVCTAGVLECFPLSSVYSLDDLYRKCLKWITKYFSKVWPTKAFATLPKELLDKCYQQHIINLTTENLVDTVFGCAITVESLQNSRWAECVARMCRRLVNAAAHFAAPRLVAVLRGVRAAAPAPAPPAASQALHDCIAAAIEWAPSDEAARAYAFLSALPSDAAAAAAQRSRPDLIADGARHPPPPPAGDLLLAHAASWRLQCEGALVRAAPRAVLTQAFKELPPELRKRLRELGCIMYGPQVVPAVSPLHDRKSRSAYHARPGRGPAAVATRSLDIDHVRESFVPYAPRPSAHLGSVDTLKSNGDLRDRKPIKMLPPKIRTTKAQEERAKYNMAKTNQSQDRLAGKGGRPVQLFENTKPRYLEPRMYKESEKKSPVTKKLVNKMISSSESSRNSSPIQARVVRASRVRSREQALSQDSLATASRPRTAEPSTDSLSESQNSNKYATYTKRKYTAKGSVESIQSSKFQNALNNKIKTKIPVYLNQSTKSQQATKQSQPGNNTEPQRRINQPNKTVVAGNTQRRAPVDRKVPGSLMNATKSSQAKMVTKTAKEKQTKPNTRSTRAGGKHASRQEQHEQPADIPVMQRSGTFLKDEPTFGDITTNIDVDQ